The Mytilus trossulus isolate FHL-02 chromosome 3, PNRI_Mtr1.1.1.hap1, whole genome shotgun sequence genome contains a region encoding:
- the LOC134711210 gene encoding adenosine receptor A1-like — MMDTTSQVYISLEVVIGAISVVGNTMVLLAIYKNMKLRTVTNTFIGSLALADLLVGILVSPLAALSYLGLPADYMWCVFTNSVIVVFTQISIFNLCAIAVERFIAIKSPYFYQEHLTIKVAIIISIIAWIAGMIVGFTPMFGWNLGPMADNKCAFLSVIDMNYIVYFNFFGFVLSPLVIMFLIYVYIYYIVRKQLVKIAALEIANQNAQKKQKLKFAKEVKAAKSLAVVIGVFALCWLPIHILNSISLICKGSNCIYPYKLLLAAILLSHINSAVNPFLYAIGNSQFQLAFKKMFCGKGAVSWQHTLTEQEITVMTRNAAMAKAKSTNSGFNSINSGPKTTDNDSESSTENNLNTETQNNDNVGNGQMNPVFFV, encoded by the coding sequence atgatggATACAACTTCACAGGTGTACATATCATTAGAGGTTGTGATTGGAGCAATTTCTGTTGTGGGAAACACAATGGTCCTTTTagcaatatataaaaacatgaaactACGAACTGTGACCAATACGTTCATTGGGAGTCTTGCTTTAGCTGATTTACTGGTAGGGATATTGGTCTCCCCACTAGCGGCTCTCAGCTACTTAGGACTCCCTGCTGACTACATGTGGTGTGTTTTCACAAACTCGGTAATTGTTGTATTCAcccaaatttcaattttcaacttGTGCGCCATAGCTGTTGAAAGATTCATCGCTATCAAAAGTCCATATTTTTATCAGGAGCACCTGACCATTAAAGTAGCAATAATCATAAGCATTATAGCGTGGATCGCTGGTATGATAGTTGGATTTACTCCAATGTTCGGCTGGAACCTTGGTCCAATGGCAGACAATAAATGTGCATTTCTCAGCGTCATAGACATGAAttatattgtgtatttcaacttttttggctTCGTGTTGTCACCGCTAGTTatcatgtttttgatttatgtgTACATTTATTACATTGTTCGCAAGCAACTAGTTAAAATAGCTGCGCTAGAAATTGCGAATCAAAATGCACAGAAAAAGCAGAAACTGAAATTTGCAAAAGAAGTAAAAGCAGCTAAATCTTTAGCCGTGGTTATTGGCGTGTTTGCCCTCTGTTGGCTGCCAATTCATATCCTAAACAGTATATCCCTGATCTGCAAGGGAAGTAACTGCATATATCCTTATAAACTATTACTGGCAGCCATTTTACTCAGCCATATCAACTCTGCCGTGAATCCATTTCTGTATGCCATTGGAAACAGCCAATTTCAacttgcttttaaaaaaatgttctgtgGAAAAGGAGCTGTTTCTTGGCAGCATACGCTGACCGAACAGGAGATAACAGTCATGACAAGAAATGCCGCCATGGCAAAAGCTAAAAGCACAAACAGTGGCTTCAATTCCATCAATTCAGGACCAAAAACAACAGATAATGATTCTGAAAGCTCgacagaaaataatttaaatacgGAAACACAAAACAATGACAATGTTGGAAATGGTCAGATGAATCCGgtgttttttgtataa
- the LOC134710643 gene encoding interferon-induced protein 44-like: MTYQFHKKEQNQLAKWIGGRKKFTLLYKASRDGCSETAFHNNCNNKGPTVTVLYNTDNFMYGGYTSASWKSIGNYQNDGSAFLFRLYHNGNWKPVRLPVMNAQHAIYDVSSNGPIFGAHDLNTFSSTITFDGTCFPLNGSASFGKSYTMNGENFNSIANGHLKVKDIEVYLVEDLGGGTPLDEPWRKTAKWNPKLLNELKERVEKYKPLKDLKVPQARVLLVGQVGAGKSSFFNTINSIFRGYITSQACSGNAEHSLTTMYRMYQIRNGQSGTPMNFRLHDTRGLEADQGIDSHEMNYLLDGNLPDRHQFNPSVPISGDTLGFVGSPSLSDKIHCVIFVLDGSIVDVIPEKVIERMKNLQLRMNQRGIPQVVLLTKIDKVCEATAEDISQVFYSPIIQETVDRVSQIMGLPRSHILPIKNYESEMELNENVNILALLTLQQVLHFADDYMYNYLDQIEEGKVRQLHIRE, translated from the exons ATGACTTACCAGTTCCACAAGAAAGAACAAAATCAGCTAGCAAAATGGATTGGAGGGAGAAAGAAATTTACCCTTTTGTATAAAGCATCCAGAGACGGCTGTTCTGAAACAGCTTTCCATAATAACTGTAATAACAAAGGACCAACAGTGACAGTACTTTACAATACTGACAATTTCATGTATGGTGGATATACGTCGGCTAGCTGGAAAAGTATTGGGAACTATCAGAATGACGGTTCAGCATTCCTCTTTAGATTGTACCATAATGGAAATTGGAAGCCAGTACGGCTGCCTGTCATGAATGCACAACATGCAATCTACGATGTCTCCTCTAATGGACCTATATTTGGTGCGCATGACTTGAATACATTTTCGAGCACAATAACCTTCGACGGAACATGCTTCCCTTTAAATGGATCTGCTAGTTTTGGAAAATCCTACACTATGAACGGAGAAAACTTCAACTCGATTGCTAATGGTCATCTTAAAGTAAAGGACATTGAAGTTTATTTGGTAGAAG ATCTAGGTGGTGGGACACCACTGGACGAACCATGGCGAAAGACTGCCAAATGGAATCCCAAG cTGCTAAACGAATTGAAAGAAAGAGTAGAAAAATACAAGCCATTGAAGGATTTAAAAGTTCCTCAGGCACGTGTTCTATTGGTTGGTCAAGTTGGAGCAGGAAAATCTAGTTTCTTTAACACCATTAACTCCATCTTTAGAGGTTATATAACCAGTCAGGCCTGTAGTGGTAATGCAGAACACAGCCTAACAACCATG taccGAATGTACCAAATTAGAAATGGGCAATCAGGGACACCAATGAATTTTAGACTTCATGACACCAGAGGACTCGAAGCTGACCAAGGGATTGATTCTCATGAAATGAATTACCTTCTTGATGGAAATTTACCGGATAGACACCAG TTTAATCCATCAGTACCAATATCAGGAGATACACTAGGATTTGTTGGTAGTCCTAGTCTAAGTGACAAAATCCACTGTGTCATATTTGTACTGGATGGAAGCATTGTTGATGTTATTCCAGAGAAGGTTATTGAGAGGATGAAGAACCTACAGCTTCGTATGAATCAGAGAG GAATTCCACAGGTAGTTTTGCTTACCAAGATAGACAAAGTGTGTGAGGCTACAGCCGAGGATATATCTCAAGTATTCTACAGTCCCATCATCCAGGAAACTGTAGATAGAGTATCACAGATAATGGGGCTTCCAAGGTCTCACATTTTACCAATCAAGAATTATGAATCAGAGATGGAACTGAAtgaaaatgtgaatattttagCTCTACTGACCCTACAACAGGTGTTACATTTCGCTGATGACTACATGTATAACTATCTCGACCAAATTGAGGAAGGGAAAGTGAGACAGCTTCATATAAGGGAATAA